The Horticoccus luteus DNA window CCGGTGGTAAAGCCAACCAGCCGCGAGCCCTCCGAGGTGAGCCGAATGTGCAATCGCCACGGGCGAGGCGGCGCCCATCAATTCGTAGAAGACGAAGCCGAAGGCTTCGAAGGCCGCGACGCAGATAACCAGGTGTTTCGGCTTGATGGTGACCGGGAACACGAAAAACAGCAGAAACGTGATGGGCTGATTCGGGTAAAGGCAGGCGAAAAGGGCGAGCAGGCCCATGACCCCGGCCGAGGCACCGATCAACGGCGCGTAGCCGTTCCAGTTCGTCGCCAGCCAAACAATGCCACCCAGCAGCACGGAGCCGAAATAGACTCCCAGAAAACGGCGCGCACCCAATTGCGGAAGAAGCACGCGGCCCAAGAAGAAAAGACCGACGGCGTTACCCAACAGATGCAGCAAGTTATTGGAGTCGTGAACGAAACTGTAAGTGAGAAGCGTCCACACCCATCCGTGACGAATACCATGGGCGCTTAGCGCGAAAAATTCCGAGAGAGGGTCGCCGATCCCAAGCAGGCGGATGCAAACGAGTTGGAGGACGAAGACCGCCGCCAGCGCGCTCAACAACCAAACCAACACCGAGGTCCGCTCGCGCGGGTACGAGTCTCGCATGTAAGACCGATCTGAAAGCATTGCGCGGAACGTTAGGCGCGCTTTTTTCAAACACAAGTCCGCGGGGCGCTCCGTCGCTGAATCGGACGAAGATATCGACTCGTGATCGCTCCAAGGAGGGACTTTGGGGCTGGGTGGCGCCGTTTCGCGGGAGCGCAGAGCCGTCGCTTGACAGCGGGGGCGATTACTCTTTGTTCGCGGCCTTTATGGCCAATAAAGCAGACAAGTGGCCCCAGAACACAGTGGGCAAATTTTATGTCGATCAGCAATGCATCGACTGCGATCTCTGCCGTGAGACCGCGCCCGCATTCTTCACGCGACACGACGAAGGCGGCTACTCGTATGTGTTCAAGCAGCCGACCTCTGAAGACGAAATCGGCCTTTGCATGGAAGCATTGGAAGGTTGCCCGGTGGAAGCCATCGGCAACGACGGCGACGAAGCCTAAAATAGAGAAGGCAGGGCGCCGGCCCGTGGTGCCTATGCCGGGATGTTAGCTTGAAAGCGCGGGCTGGCTCACTTCCGCTCGCGCGCTGAATGAAAAAACATTTCTCACGCGCGGGGCTTCTTGCGCTACTCGTGGCCGCTGCCCAGGCGCAAAGCGACACGGAGATATTGCCCGTCGAGACGGTCTATTCGCCACGCGTGGCCAATCAGCAACCCGCGGCATCGTTCGCGATGCCGATTTCCGCACTGCGTTATGAGCCCGGCGTCGATGTGCAGGCGCGGAATCTCGCGGAAGGGCAGGCGGATGTGACGATCCGCGGCGGCATTTTTGAAAACACCGGGTTCAGTGTCGGTGCGCTGACGCTCGTGGATCCGCAGACCGGGCACTATTTTGCAGAGATTCCGATCGCTCCTCAAATGCTGGGAGCGCCGGCGATTTTAACCGGCGTCGCGCATGCGCTCGGTTCGACCAACTCCACCGTAGGCGCCGTGGACTACGCCTGGCGGCCCATCCGCACAACAGGGAGCATTTCGGCGGCGGCGGGCGATTACGGATTTAACCGGCAGGAGATTTATCAAGGGTATGCGCTCGCGCCCGATGCGTCGGGACGGCGGCTGGCGGCGGATGTGAATTGGGCGCGGTCAGAAGGCGATGGCACGATTCCGTTTGGGGACCATTCGTTTCAGCGGGTCAACGCCCGCTTGCAGTTCGGCACACCGCACAGCCAGACGGATGTGTTCGCCGGTTATCAGGCGAAGTTTTTCGGGTGGCCGAATCTCTACACGCCCTACAACTCAAAGGAGTCGGAGAACTTGGAGACGACCTTGTTTGTCGTGAACCACCGGGAAGAGTGGGGCGGCGGCGATTTTCTGGAGGTCGGTGCTTATCACCGGCGCAACAAGGATGATTACGCTTACGACCGGTTTGCCCCGCTCGGGCCCGTGCATCCGTATCAACACACCACGTGGGTCAACGGCGCCGCGGCCACAGCGCGCAAAGATCTCGGGGCGGTGACGTTGAATGCGCGGGCGGAGGTGCTGGCGGATGAATTGCGTTCCACCTCGCTTACGGCCGGGCGGTATCACACACGGACGCTGAGTAAACTCGCGCTAGTGCCGGAAAAATCGTGGCCCGCGGCTGACGGCGTGATCTGGACGGTGAAAGCAGGTGCGACGCTCGATGATTCGAACCGAGGCGGGTCGGCGGTTTCGCCGCTCTTCGAAATTGCCCGCGAGCAGGCGGACACCGCGTGGCGCCGCGTCTATTTCAGTTACGCGAAGAGCACGCAGGTGCCGACCTATACCGCGCTCAACGCCAGTGCTTCGGCGGGATTATTTCGCGGCAATCCGAATCTGGGCCGCGAATCGAGCCAGAGCGTGGAACTGGGTGCGCAGGGCGAAGTCGCCGGTTGGGCCACGCGCGCCGCGGTGTTTTTTCGGCGGGACGACGCGTTGGTCGACTGGACGTTCCAGCGCGGAGTGACGGCGCGCACCGCCAATCCGGTTGATCTGGATACGACGGGCTTCGAGACGGAGGCGCGGCGCGCGTGGAGCCGTTGGGGCGACCTCGTCCTCGGCTACACGTATTTGACGAAGACACCGGATTATCGCGGCGCGGCGGTCGACGCCAGTTTCTACGCGCTGAATTACGCGCGGCACCGGTTCACGGCCGCGGTGACGGCGCGGCTCGGCGGTGGCTTTGAGGTGCGGATGGACAACGTGGCACGGCGGGAGGCGGGAAACTTCCTGCGCACGAAAGGCGGCGAGAGTGCGGTGATCAGTTCGCTGACGCTCGCGTGGCGGCCGCCGGCGGCGCGCGGCTTGGAGCTCTCGGCCGGTGCCGATAACTTGTGGAACTCTTCGTTTCAAGAGGTGCCGTCGGTGCCGGCGGCGCGCCGGCAGTTGTTCTTTGGGGTGAGCGGATCGTGGTGACAGTTGCGATTTGACAACGTGCGTCGGTCGCGGGTCTTTGGCCGACGCTTCATGGACTCCAATCCCTTTCTCGATCCGTCATTTGCCATTCGCTGGTCGCAGCTCACGCCGGAGCAGATCGAACCGGCGATCGACCTCGCACTGACGCGGGCGCAAGCGGCGATCGATACGATCGCCCGCCGTGATCCGGCCTCGCTCTCTTACGAGAACACATTTCTCGCGCTGGAGGAGGCGACGGAGGAGCTGAATCTCGCATGGACGAAAGTGACGCACCTGCAATCCGTCGCGGATTCGCCGGCGCTGCGCGAGGCGCACAACACGTTGCTGCCGCGCGTCTCGACTTTTTACGCGCGGATTCCGCTCAATGCGGAGTTGTGGTCGAGGCTCAAGGCATTCGCCGAGACGCCCGCAGGCCAGGGTTTGCGAGGGGTGCAGCGGCGGTTTGTCGACGAGACCGTCGCGGAGTTTCGCCAAGCGGGAGCGGATCTGCCGGCGGAGAAGAAGACGCGTTTGGAAGCGCTGCAATCCGAGCTCGCAGAGATCACGCAAAAATACGGAGACAACGTCCTCGATGCGACGAACGCGTGGCAGTTATTGGTGGAAGACGAAGGGCGTTTGCGCGGGCTGCCGGAGCAAGCGAAGGCGGCGGCGCGGCGCAGTGCAGAAGCGAAGGGCCTCGGTTCGACCGACCGGCCGGTGTGGCGATTCACGCTGCATGCGCCCTCGCAAGAGCCGTTTCTCACGTATCTGGACGACGACGCCTTGCGGCGAGAGATGTGGCTGGGCGCGATCGCGGTCGGAGCGAACGAGCCGCAGGACAACACGCCGCTCATTCGCCGGATTCTCGCGTTGCGGGCAGAGAAGGCGGCGCTGTTGGGGCGGCCGAATTTTGCCGATCTGGTGCTGGAGCGCCGCATGGCAAAATCGGGCGGGCGGGCGCTGGATTTTATCAGCGACATGCAACGCCGGGCGGCCCCGGCGTTCACGCGGGAATGCCGTGAGCTGGAAGAGTTCAAAGCGGCGCAGACGGGCGGCGCGGTCGCGCCGCTCGCGCCCTGGGAGCTGGCCTATTGGGCGGAAAAACTTCGTCGGGTGCGTTACGCGTTCGATGAAGAAGTGCTGCGACCGTATTTTCCGTTGGAGCGCGTGATCGCGGGACTATTCGAGGTGGCGCACCGGGTGTTTGGGCTGCGGGTTATCGAGGTGGCGAGCGGAGCTGTGGAGACGTGGCATCCGGAGGTGAAATTTTACGAACTGGCCGATGCGGGCGGGCGGCAGCTCGGGTCGTTCTATGCCGACTGGCATCCGCGCGAATCCAAGCGCGGCGGCGCGTGGATGAATTATTTGGTCACGGGCGGCCCGAGAGCGGACGGCACGCGCGCGCCGCATCTCGGGTTGATTTGCGGCAACCTCACGCCGCCGTCGCCGGATCGTCCGGCGTTGCTGACGCATCGTGAAGTCGAGACGATCTTTCACGAGTTTGGGCACTTGTTGCACCACCTGCTGGGCGAAGTGGAAATCAAGTCGCTCAACGGTGTGAATGTGGCGTGGGACTTCGTGGAGTTGCCCTCCCAGATGATGGAAAACTGGTGCTGGGAGCGCGAGAGCCTCGATTTGTTTGCGCGGCATTTCGAGAGCGGCGCGCCGATTCCGGAGGAGATTTTCCAAAAGATGGTGGCGGCCAAAAACTTTCGCTCCGCTGTGGCCGTGATGCGGCAGGTGGCGCTGGCGAAGATGGATTTGCTGCTGCACCTGCGTCCGCAGGAATTTCTGGCGGCGGCGGATTTCGAGGCCGCGGTGCGCGCGTCGATCGCGGATTGCCTCGTGCCTACGTCACCGGCGGTCCCCACGATCGTGCGCCGGTTCAATCACATTTTCTCGGATCCGGTCGGCTATGCAGCGGGATATTATTCCTACAAATGGGCCGAGGTGCTGGACGCCGATGCGTTTACGCGGTTCAAGCGCGAGGGGATCTTTAACGCCGCGACCGGACTCGATTTCGTGGCGAAGATTCTGAGCCGGGGCAATTCCGTGGACCCGGTGGAACTGTATCGCAATTTCATGGGTCGTGACCCCGACCTCAACGCCCTGTTGCGACGAAGCGGTCTGGCGCCTGCCGCCTGACATCGCCCGGCGGCCGCGAGGCCCCTGACATGCGTCGTGCCGGAATCACAGCAGGAGCGGTCGTCGCGGCCCTTATCGCGATCCTGGTGCTGCTCCCGTGGTGGCTCGGTGCGGCGCTGCGCCCGGTCGCCCGGCACTTCGGCGTGACTTTCGAGCGTTATGAACGCGTCGGCTACGCGCGTTTTGCTCTCGATCAGGTCGAGGTGAACCGCGTCCCCGTGCACGTGACGATCGACCGCGTGGAAGTCGCCACGCCGCTCTTCTGGTTGTGGCGGCACTGGCGCAACAGCGGCGCGGCGGTGACGGCCGGGAAGTGGAACGTGGCGATTGAAGGCGGTGGCCGGAAAAAGCCGGCGGTGCCCGACGCCGGGTGGCTGAAGCTTCGCGGTCAACTGCAGCGCATCGCCGACGCCTTGGATGACTGGATCGGTCGAGGGGAGATCGGCCCGGGCCGAGTCGAGTGGCCGGGCGGGATGTTGAACGTCGATGGCGCGCAGTGGCACGCGGGCGTCTTGCAGGCGACGGGGCTGCGTTTCGGTGCGGTGGCGGCAGACGGGATTTTGACGTTCGCGACGGGAGAAGGGCGGCCGTTGCAATTGGAACTCCACGCGAAAAACAGCGATGGCACCGTGGTCCTGCGGAGCGCTGGAGCGGACGTGACCGGCAACGTGCAATGGTGGGGACAGCCGGCGAGCGTCCAGGCCCATTTTGCACCGACCGGTTGGCGACCGGAGACCGCAGCGTTGCGCGCGGAAGATTGGAACGTGGCGGGTGAACGCCTGAAGTTGGGGGAATTTTTCGAAACAGTCAGAGGGACGATAGACATCGCATGGCAAAAGCAGGCGTTCGAGGCGCACGTCTCCGCGCACAGCACGCCTCGCGCCGACAAAAAAGTGCCGCCCCTCGAAGTCGAAGCGCGCGCGCGCGGCGATGGCGCGACCTTCCTGATTGAGTCGTTGAACGCAACGTTGCCCGGCATCCAAGCGACGCTTGATCAGCCGGTGACCATTACGCGTCGCGGACGGCTGGTTTCGGGGGCGGCGAATTTCACGTGGAAGGCGGACTTGGCGAAGCAGGAATGGTTCAAGGCGCGCGGGGTGGTCAACGGGAGCGCCCACGTCACAGCCGGAGACGACCAACGTCCGCTGGTCGCGTTTTCTGTCGAGGGCAGCAACGTCAACATCGCCCGCTGGTCGGTGCCGCATGCGGCGGCGGAAGGCACCCTGGCGTGGCCGCGGCTTGCGATGAAGCAGTTCGTCGTGCGGCTGGCGGGAGGCGATGAAGTGCGAGCCTCGGGCACGTGGGATTTCGCGCGCCACGCGCTTGAAAAGGGTGAGTTGCAGGGCCACGTCGGCGGGGGAATCTTTGCGCGATGGCTTCCGCCGGAGGTGCATTTTGAGCGCGCACGCTTCACCGCGCAGGGCGCGGGCGTGTGGCCGGCGTTGCAGCACAACGGCGAGTTGACAATCACGCACGCCAGCGCGCCACGGCTCCGCGCGATGGACGTAGCGGCGCATTGGAGCGGCGCAGGCGAGGAGATCGAGCGGGCCGAAATCACAGCGCGAACCGGCGAGGCGACGATCGCCGCGAAGGGCAGCATTTCCCGGACCGGGGCGAAGTTGGATGCGCTGACGCTGACGGCGCCGACCGCAGCGGCATTGGCACTCAAGGCGCCCGTCGTGATGCGTTGGTCGCCGCAGATCGAAGTCGAGGGACTGGCGCTCGCGGGCGGGGAGACGTCGGTCGATGCCACGGTGAAAATGGGTCGCGCGGGTCGCGTGCAGATCGCCGCGAGCAATGTCGCGTCGGAGTGGTGCCGCGCGTTTTTCGTTCTGCCGCCGCCGATTTGGATCGCGCGCGCCGTGAAGTTGGACGCGGCGTGGGACAATGGGCCGGCGAAAATCAATGCACTGGCCGACGTACGATTTGACCTGAAGGACCAGGGGGCGGTGGCGTTGAGTCTGGCGGCGCACAGCGAGGATCAAGGCCTCGTGTTGGATCATCTCAACGTGAGCGAGAACGGTCATCCGGTGGTGAGCGCGACGGGGCGGTTGCCGATTGTCGTCTCACCGGCGGCGGACGAACTCGTGCGGGCGACGTTGGATGGCGACGTGCGACTCGATGCATCGACGGAGCCGGAGGCGGCGTTTTGGGAGGAGTTGCGCGCGGCGACGGGCATTGAGCTGGTCTCGCCGCAGGTGACGGTGCACGTCTCGGGCACGTGGCGGAGTCCGCGGGGGGAAGCGGATTTGCAAGCGAAGCGGGTGGCGCTCGATCCGGGGCGTTTCAAACAAAACTGGCCGGCGATCGGGCCGCTCGCGTTGCGGATGACCGGAGATGCCAACGCGGTGGCGTTGCAGCGATTCACCGTGGCGGTGGAAGGGCAGGAGATCAACGCGGAGGCGAGTCTGCCGATCGGGAGCAACTGGAAGGAATTGCGCGCCGATCCGCTGACGTATCTGCAGGACAAGGCGGAGGTGCGCTTGGAAATCGCCAATGCGGAGGTGGCGCCCTTTGTCCGCTTCGCGCCCCAATTGCTCGCGCCGAAAGGTCGGGTGCAAGCGGACGTGCGGCTGACGCCGGGCGGAGCGATGCACGGTTCAGTGCGCTTGACCGGGCTGGCGACACGGCCGCTCGGCGGAGTGGGGGTGTTGCAGGATCTGGCGGCCAATCTCAAACTCGCGGGCCGCACCGTGGAGGTCGAATCGGTTTCCGGTAAAGCCGGCGGCCAGACGGTAAAAATCACCGGCAAAGTGGAATTGCCGATGCACGAACAGCCGCGCTACGATCTGCGGATGGCGGGCGACAACCTGCCCTTTGTGCGCAGCATGGGCCTGCTCGTGCGCGGCAATCTGGATCTGACGTTGACGACGCCGGACCGCGGACCGCCGGCGATTGGCGGGAGTGTGGTGTTGCGCGACAGCCTGTTTTTCTCGGATGTGCGGGCGATGATTCCCGGCGGGCCGCGGGGGCCCTCGCAACGCCCGCCGTATTTTGCGGTGGATGTGGAACCGTTTCGCCGGTGGACGCTGGGCGTCAGTGTGCGCGGGGATAAATTTCTGCGGCTGCGCACGCCGTTGTTCAACGGCGTGGCGAGCACCAAGCTGCAACTCAAGGGCACGCTGGGATCGCCCTTGTTGAGCGGCGAGGCGACGATCGACAGCGGCAAGGTGCGATTGCCATTTGCGACGTTCGATGTGCAACAGGGGCGGGTGTTGCTGTCGGATCAACCGCCGTTCGAACCGCGGCTGGAAATCACGGCGACGGCGCGGCGTTACGATTACGATTTGCGGATGGAAGTGACGGGAACGGCCTCCGCGCCGAATCTGGTTTTTTCGTCGAGTCCGCCGCTCGAATCCGAACAGGTGCTGCTCATGGTCATGGCGGGCGAGGTGCCGAATCAGGCGATTACGTTTTCCCAGCGGCAGCGGGCAACGCGCCTCGGAGCCTACGTGGGGCAGAGCCTGTTCAGCACGTTTGGCGGCGACAGTGACTTTGCGGACCGGCTGACGATTTCGAGTGGCGACGACATCTCGCTCCAAGGACGGGAAACGTATTCGATCGAGTATCGGTTGAACGACCGCTGGTCGCTCACGGGCGAATACGACGAGTTCGATGAATACAATGCCGGCGTGAAGTGGCGCGTGCTGCGGGAGAAAAAAGACGGCGACGGAAAGAAGAAGGACAACGATGAAAAGAAGTAACTGCGTCCTCCTGGCCGGCGTATTGGCGCTCAGTCACGGCGTGGCGGCGGCGCGGGCGACGGAGAAGGCACCGCAGGCTGAAATCACGGTGCATGGCCTCGGCTGGTGGGACGACCGGCAAATGCGCCAGTCGCTCGACCGTTTGCTTGGCGAGCAGCGCGGCGCGACGCTCGACGCCAATGGCGTGGAAGATGCGGCGTTTCTGTTGCTGTCGGCGCTGCAAGATGAGGGCTATCTCAAGGCAGCGGTGCAGGCGAAGCTCCAGCGCAAGGACGGCGGCGAGACGAGTTTCACGCTGGATTCAACGCTGGCCGCCACGTTGCCCCGCCCGATCGCCGTGAAGGCGGTGACGTTCACGCTGAAGCCGGGCGTGCGCTACTATTTTGACGAGATCACGGTGGTGGGTTCGTCGGCGTTGGACGACGACGACGTGCGGCGTTTCTTTCGGGGCGAGAGCGCCTTGTTTTCCGGCGTGGGTGAAAAGGCGTATTCGGCGGCGCGAGTGCGGCGCGGATTGAACGGCGTGCAGACAGAGCTGCGCGATCGGGGTTACGCCGAAGCGGAGGCGACAGCGGACGGAGTGAAGATGGACGACAAGACGGGCAAGGTGAGTTTGCGCGTGGTGGTGCACGAAGGCCCCCTGTGGACGGTGGACGCGATCAAGATCGAGGGCGCGGAGAAAACGGGAGCAGAACTGGGAGAGTTGGTGGCGGCGAATGGCCAGCCGTGGACGCTGCATTGGCAGCAGGATCTGGGCGGACGCATCCGGCAGGCGTTGCAAAAACGCGGATACGCGGACGTGCGCGTGACGTTTGAGCAAATGGTCGGCGCAGAGGACGAGGGAAAGAAGGCGGTCGAATTGACGGCGCGCGTCGCTCCGGGCCCCGCGGTGAAAGTGGGCCACGTGCGGTTTGAAGGCGTGAAACACACGCGGGAGCAGGTGTTGCGGGAACGCGTGCGGGCGAAGCCGGGCGATCCGCTCAACCCGGCGACGCTGGAGCACGCGCGCTACCGCTTGGGGCGCCTGGGCGTATTTGATGACGTGGATCTGCGTTACGATCCAGCGACCGGCGACGTGCGCGATCCGGTCTTCACGGTGCACGAGCGGCGCCTGTGGGATTTGAGTCTCCTCGCGGGCTATGGCAGTTACGAGCAACTGCGGGGAGGAATCGAGTTGCGGCAGTTCAATATTTTCGGGCGCGCCCACCAGAGCCGGCTGCTGCTCGTGCAATCGATGAAGAGTTCGCGGGGCGAATACAGCTACACGGTGCCGGAGTTGTTCGGCGAACGGTTGGATGGCACCGCGCGGCTGTTCGGTCTGCAGCGGCAGGAAGTCGCCTTTCAGCGCCAGGAGTATGGCGGAAATTTCTCGGTGAGCGACCGGGTGCAGTGGCTCGGCGCGGTCGCCAGTGCAGGCTATACGTTTCAGGCGTTGCGGAACCGGGACAATCAACTGGGCACGGCGCCGGTCGACAACAAGCAGGTGGTCGTGGCGAGTGTGGACCTGAATCTGACGCGAGACCGGCGCGACAATCCGCTGCGTCCGCGGCGCGGGTATCGGTGGTATGCGCAGGTCGAGGCGGCGAGCAAAGGACTCGGCGGCGAAGTCGATTACCAGCGCGTGGAATTCAGCGCGTCGTATCACACGCCGTGGGGCGACGGTCGCTGGCTGCACTTCGGGTTCAGCCACGGCGTGGTGTTCACGCTCGGCTCGAATGACGACACGGCGCTGCCGGTGAACAAGCGTTTTTATCCCGGCGGTGATAACAGCATCCGTGGTTATCAGGAAGGCGAGGCGGCGCCGCGCGGAGCGGACGGGCGGTTTGTCGGAGCGAAATCCTACATGCTGGCGAATGCGGAATTTGAACAGGCGTTGACGGGCAACTGGTCGGGCGTGCTGTTCGTCGATGGACTGGGGACGGCCACGCGCCTGCAGGATTATCCGTTCAACCAGCAGCTCTATTCCGTGGGCCTCGGCGTGCGTTACAACAGCCTCATTGGGCCGGTGCGCGCGGAGTATGGCTACAATTTGAAACAGCGCCCCGGCGATCCGTCGGGCACGTTCCTGATCTCCATCGGCTTTCCGTTTTGAATCGCGCGAGAATTTGTTCGCCGCGGCGAGTGGGCGCGCCTACTCGTGCGGCCTATGATCATCGCCGATCTCGAAAAACTTCCCGGAGGTAAATTTCCTGCGCGCCGTTGGGGCCGCGGTCTGGTTGGGCAAGGCCCGCAGCCGATTCAAGCCAAGGGGTTCTCGATGGGGTATTCCATTCTGGAGCCGCATGGCGGCCAAGTGCCGTGGCACAATCAGGAGCAGGAGGAGGTTTATTTCATCGTGCAAGGGAAGGGTGAAATCTGCGTCGGCACGGAGCGCAGCGAGATCAAGGCGGGCCAATGCGTGTTCATGCCGCCGAAGCAGTTTCACCAGCTCACGAACACGGGCGACGAGCCAATGCATATGATCTATGTATATTGCCCCGGCGGCGATGTGGCGCACTGGCGGCAGGAGCTCGCCGGAACGTTGCCGCGCGCGGGAGAAGGCGACATCCCGCCGTTGCCGACGGGCGCGCAGCCGCAGTGCACGAAGGTGTAAGCGGCGGACGAGAAACGTTGAGCGATCAGCCCGGGTGCGCCCGGGCTTTTTTGCAGCGTTAGCCGCCAATCGAGATTCGGCGCGGGCGGCCGCGGCCGAGCACGAAGGTGGCGATGGCTCCCGCGGCGATGCGGCCGAGCGTGTGCTTGCGACCGGCGAGCGTAAATGAAGCGGTGGTCGCCCGCGCGCGCGTGTTGTGCACGCGGAGTTCGAAGGTGTTTTTCAGTGCGCCAGGTTTCAACGCCAGCAGACGCAGGCCGTGCGCGGGCGATAGCGCCGCGAGCGAACCGCTGGCGGGAAGTTCACCTTCAGTGTTTTCGCGCAGGAGCGTGACGATCGGGGATTGCGTCAGACGATCCGCTTCGGCCGGCGCATTGGCTTCGAGGGGAAGAATGGCGAAGCGGGCACGCAGTTCGCCGCGGTCCACCGCGGGGCGCCACCATTGCGGATCCTGATCGTGGGGATCGGAACAGGCGTAACGTGTGGCGCGCACGAGCGTGAGGCGGAGGCTGCCGTTCTCGAGATCGCAGGCAGAGAGTGTTTCGCTGACGAGGGTGAATCCGTGGTTGCCGTCCCTCGCGCGCGCCCAGCGCAGAAGCGGAAGTTCACCGCATTCGGAACGGGTCGCCTCGCCGCCGGGCGCTTCGCTT harbors:
- a CDS encoding rhomboid family intramembrane serine protease — encoded protein: MRDSYPRERTSVLVWLLSALAAVFVLQLVCIRLLGIGDPLSEFFALSAHGIRHGWVWTLLTYSFVHDSNNLLHLLGNAVGLFFLGRVLLPQLGARRFLGVYFGSVLLGGIVWLATNWNGYAPLIGASAGVMGLLALFACLYPNQPITFLLFFVFPVTIKPKHLVICVAAFEAFGFVFYELMGAASPVAIAHSAHLGGLAAGWLYHRFFHGTEWRWFRRRQVDVELPRWARRRDKTAANPAPVYHVNVSSRDDLRAEVDRILDKINSQGFGALTPEEKRLLDEAKDLLSRR
- a CDS encoding ferredoxin, with the protein product MANKADKWPQNTVGKFYVDQQCIDCDLCRETAPAFFTRHDEGGYSYVFKQPTSEDEIGLCMEALEGCPVEAIGNDGDEA
- a CDS encoding TonB-dependent receptor plug domain-containing protein, which codes for MAAAQAQSDTEILPVETVYSPRVANQQPAASFAMPISALRYEPGVDVQARNLAEGQADVTIRGGIFENTGFSVGALTLVDPQTGHYFAEIPIAPQMLGAPAILTGVAHALGSTNSTVGAVDYAWRPIRTTGSISAAAGDYGFNRQEIYQGYALAPDASGRRLAADVNWARSEGDGTIPFGDHSFQRVNARLQFGTPHSQTDVFAGYQAKFFGWPNLYTPYNSKESENLETTLFVVNHREEWGGGDFLEVGAYHRRNKDDYAYDRFAPLGPVHPYQHTTWVNGAAATARKDLGAVTLNARAEVLADELRSTSLTAGRYHTRTLSKLALVPEKSWPAADGVIWTVKAGATLDDSNRGGSAVSPLFEIAREQADTAWRRVYFSYAKSTQVPTYTALNASASAGLFRGNPNLGRESSQSVELGAQGEVAGWATRAAVFFRRDDALVDWTFQRGVTARTANPVDLDTTGFETEARRAWSRWGDLVLGYTYLTKTPDYRGAAVDASFYALNYARHRFTAAVTARLGGGFEVRMDNVARREAGNFLRTKGGESAVISSLTLAWRPPAARGLELSAGADNLWNSSFQEVPSVPAARRQLFFGVSGSW
- a CDS encoding M3 family metallopeptidase, which codes for MDSNPFLDPSFAIRWSQLTPEQIEPAIDLALTRAQAAIDTIARRDPASLSYENTFLALEEATEELNLAWTKVTHLQSVADSPALREAHNTLLPRVSTFYARIPLNAELWSRLKAFAETPAGQGLRGVQRRFVDETVAEFRQAGADLPAEKKTRLEALQSELAEITQKYGDNVLDATNAWQLLVEDEGRLRGLPEQAKAAARRSAEAKGLGSTDRPVWRFTLHAPSQEPFLTYLDDDALRREMWLGAIAVGANEPQDNTPLIRRILALRAEKAALLGRPNFADLVLERRMAKSGGRALDFISDMQRRAAPAFTRECRELEEFKAAQTGGAVAPLAPWELAYWAEKLRRVRYAFDEEVLRPYFPLERVIAGLFEVAHRVFGLRVIEVASGAVETWHPEVKFYELADAGGRQLGSFYADWHPRESKRGGAWMNYLVTGGPRADGTRAPHLGLICGNLTPPSPDRPALLTHREVETIFHEFGHLLHHLLGEVEIKSLNGVNVAWDFVELPSQMMENWCWERESLDLFARHFESGAPIPEEIFQKMVAAKNFRSAVAVMRQVALAKMDLLLHLRPQEFLAAADFEAAVRASIADCLVPTSPAVPTIVRRFNHIFSDPVGYAAGYYSYKWAEVLDADAFTRFKREGIFNAATGLDFVAKILSRGNSVDPVELYRNFMGRDPDLNALLRRSGLAPAA
- a CDS encoding translocation/assembly module TamB domain-containing protein, coding for MRRAGITAGAVVAALIAILVLLPWWLGAALRPVARHFGVTFERYERVGYARFALDQVEVNRVPVHVTIDRVEVATPLFWLWRHWRNSGAAVTAGKWNVAIEGGGRKKPAVPDAGWLKLRGQLQRIADALDDWIGRGEIGPGRVEWPGGMLNVDGAQWHAGVLQATGLRFGAVAADGILTFATGEGRPLQLELHAKNSDGTVVLRSAGADVTGNVQWWGQPASVQAHFAPTGWRPETAALRAEDWNVAGERLKLGEFFETVRGTIDIAWQKQAFEAHVSAHSTPRADKKVPPLEVEARARGDGATFLIESLNATLPGIQATLDQPVTITRRGRLVSGAANFTWKADLAKQEWFKARGVVNGSAHVTAGDDQRPLVAFSVEGSNVNIARWSVPHAAAEGTLAWPRLAMKQFVVRLAGGDEVRASGTWDFARHALEKGELQGHVGGGIFARWLPPEVHFERARFTAQGAGVWPALQHNGELTITHASAPRLRAMDVAAHWSGAGEEIERAEITARTGEATIAAKGSISRTGAKLDALTLTAPTAAALALKAPVVMRWSPQIEVEGLALAGGETSVDATVKMGRAGRVQIAASNVASEWCRAFFVLPPPIWIARAVKLDAAWDNGPAKINALADVRFDLKDQGAVALSLAAHSEDQGLVLDHLNVSENGHPVVSATGRLPIVVSPAADELVRATLDGDVRLDASTEPEAAFWEELRAATGIELVSPQVTVHVSGTWRSPRGEADLQAKRVALDPGRFKQNWPAIGPLALRMTGDANAVALQRFTVAVEGQEINAEASLPIGSNWKELRADPLTYLQDKAEVRLEIANAEVAPFVRFAPQLLAPKGRVQADVRLTPGGAMHGSVRLTGLATRPLGGVGVLQDLAANLKLAGRTVEVESVSGKAGGQTVKITGKVELPMHEQPRYDLRMAGDNLPFVRSMGLLVRGNLDLTLTTPDRGPPAIGGSVVLRDSLFFSDVRAMIPGGPRGPSQRPPYFAVDVEPFRRWTLGVSVRGDKFLRLRTPLFNGVASTKLQLKGTLGSPLLSGEATIDSGKVRLPFATFDVQQGRVLLSDQPPFEPRLEITATARRYDYDLRMEVTGTASAPNLVFSSSPPLESEQVLLMVMAGEVPNQAITFSQRQRATRLGAYVGQSLFSTFGGDSDFADRLTISSGDDISLQGRETYSIEYRLNDRWSLTGEYDEFDEYNAGVKWRVLREKKDGDGKKKDNDEKK
- a CDS encoding BamA/OMP85 family outer membrane protein, with the protein product MKRSNCVLLAGVLALSHGVAAARATEKAPQAEITVHGLGWWDDRQMRQSLDRLLGEQRGATLDANGVEDAAFLLLSALQDEGYLKAAVQAKLQRKDGGETSFTLDSTLAATLPRPIAVKAVTFTLKPGVRYYFDEITVVGSSALDDDDVRRFFRGESALFSGVGEKAYSAARVRRGLNGVQTELRDRGYAEAEATADGVKMDDKTGKVSLRVVVHEGPLWTVDAIKIEGAEKTGAELGELVAANGQPWTLHWQQDLGGRIRQALQKRGYADVRVTFEQMVGAEDEGKKAVELTARVAPGPAVKVGHVRFEGVKHTREQVLRERVRAKPGDPLNPATLEHARYRLGRLGVFDDVDLRYDPATGDVRDPVFTVHERRLWDLSLLAGYGSYEQLRGGIELRQFNIFGRAHQSRLLLVQSMKSSRGEYSYTVPELFGERLDGTARLFGLQRQEVAFQRQEYGGNFSVSDRVQWLGAVASAGYTFQALRNRDNQLGTAPVDNKQVVVASVDLNLTRDRRDNPLRPRRGYRWYAQVEAASKGLGGEVDYQRVEFSASYHTPWGDGRWLHFGFSHGVVFTLGSNDDTALPVNKRFYPGGDNSIRGYQEGEAAPRGADGRFVGAKSYMLANAEFEQALTGNWSGVLFVDGLGTATRLQDYPFNQQLYSVGLGVRYNSLIGPVRAEYGYNLKQRPGDPSGTFLISIGFPF